A stretch of Aeromicrobium tamlense DNA encodes these proteins:
- a CDS encoding DEAD/DEAH box helicase: MLDVPYGTPVDGATWHPAVKTHLYIGRALPAHLEPYAPGPYTLGRFVESSLNPEPTPNPEPTEALEPRRIQFEAADAIAARAEAGGRQFLLADEPGVGKTISAVLGATAVGDLRGARRVLVVADRPAAITIGHWCRTIAALGDGGLEWVVITWDRLEKVKDHAWDVIIADEAHALRRTTTKRWKLWARISGHARPHDKAPFVIATTATPGHTPLELPYLAPAYAQTLGEPMSEWTSATQPAAVFATALERHGVELEHGRYGAAWTADPARRAADLKLVRGWLNEEQPPAMLHRAAPWGPVPISGMPVALTPAERAAYEAEWGEFCREMDIARRGRNVAKGRAALLRFRQKAGLIRVDSTVAWIAQQIESDRQVACSVEFVTTAADPITDRLRDSGIEVATIYGRDRFDPEAERLRFQTGEARVCVFTAVASISLHAGETLADGRQASTEPRVGLFHQARFSGIAARQVTGRTHRDHRVSPWHIAYAEATVEEQVGKVMVERIAAASDTVGSDTTGLADLAQLLGADWLPPTTLTEDGA, translated from the coding sequence GTGCTCGACGTCCCCTACGGGACCCCAGTCGATGGAGCCACTTGGCACCCTGCGGTCAAGACCCACCTCTACATCGGGCGCGCTCTGCCCGCACACCTCGAGCCGTACGCTCCCGGGCCGTACACGCTCGGTCGGTTCGTCGAGAGCTCCCTCAATCCCGAGCCGACGCCCAACCCCGAGCCGACCGAGGCGCTCGAGCCCCGCAGGATCCAGTTCGAGGCAGCCGACGCGATCGCGGCACGGGCCGAGGCCGGCGGACGGCAGTTCCTGCTGGCCGACGAGCCCGGCGTGGGCAAGACGATCTCGGCCGTCCTCGGCGCGACGGCCGTGGGCGATCTGCGCGGTGCGCGACGAGTGCTCGTCGTCGCCGACCGACCCGCCGCGATCACGATCGGCCACTGGTGCCGCACGATCGCCGCGCTCGGCGACGGCGGCCTGGAGTGGGTCGTGATCACGTGGGACCGCCTCGAGAAGGTCAAGGACCACGCGTGGGACGTGATCATCGCGGACGAGGCGCACGCCCTGCGGCGGACGACGACGAAGCGGTGGAAGCTGTGGGCGCGGATCTCGGGACATGCGCGCCCGCACGACAAGGCGCCGTTCGTCATCGCGACCACGGCGACGCCCGGGCACACGCCGCTCGAGCTCCCCTACCTCGCTCCGGCCTACGCCCAGACTCTCGGCGAGCCGATGAGCGAGTGGACCTCGGCGACGCAGCCCGCCGCCGTCTTCGCCACCGCACTCGAGCGCCACGGCGTGGAGCTGGAGCACGGCCGCTACGGCGCGGCCTGGACCGCCGACCCGGCGCGACGCGCTGCCGACCTCAAGCTGGTGCGCGGCTGGCTGAACGAGGAACAGCCGCCCGCGATGCTGCACCGCGCCGCACCGTGGGGGCCCGTGCCGATCTCCGGCATGCCGGTCGCGCTCACGCCCGCGGAGCGAGCCGCCTACGAAGCCGAGTGGGGCGAGTTCTGCCGTGAGATGGACATCGCCCGTCGCGGACGCAACGTGGCGAAGGGCCGCGCCGCCCTTCTGCGCTTCCGGCAGAAGGCCGGGCTCATCCGCGTCGACTCCACGGTCGCCTGGATCGCCCAGCAGATCGAGTCCGACCGGCAGGTGGCGTGCTCGGTGGAGTTCGTCACCACCGCGGCTGACCCGATCACCGACCGGCTCCGTGACTCCGGCATCGAGGTGGCCACCATCTACGGCCGCGACCGGTTCGACCCCGAGGCCGAACGGCTCCGCTTCCAGACCGGGGAGGCGAGGGTCTGCGTCTTCACCGCCGTCGCCTCGATCAGCCTGCACGCCGGGGAGACCCTCGCCGACGGCCGCCAGGCGAGCACCGAGCCGCGGGTCGGCCTCTTCCACCAGGCCCGCTTCTCGGGGATCGCCGCTAGACAGGTGACCGGCCGCACCCACCGGGATCATCGTGTCTCGCCGTGGCACATCGCCTACGCCGAGGCCACGGTCGAGGAGCAGGTCGGCAAGGTGATGGTGGAGCGGATCGCCGCGGCGTCCGACACCGTGGGCAGCGACACCACCGGCCTCGCCGACCTGGCGCAGCTCCTCGGGGCCGACTGGCTGCCGCCCACGACCCTCACCGAGGACGGCGCCTGA